One stretch of Armigeres subalbatus isolate Guangzhou_Male chromosome 2, GZ_Asu_2, whole genome shotgun sequence DNA includes these proteins:
- the LOC134217779 gene encoding serine protease snake-like isoform X2 translates to MTTVSVIALVLNPTPTDFTSFNCSKAVDLIVGGEEAKYGEFRHQALLGWETNNTGEYRFDCGGTVISDRYVLTAAHCASKGNHKNAAPVIVRFAEHDLRIAEDEFDIEIESIKRYPEHRFRYSYHDIALVRLKERLLFSDLVRPACLWDNEETNVTSVIATGFGRMDVADEQGSDTLRKVQLNVMDIDDCNPHFFGTRSFPRGMTDGQLCIGSPRGGKDTCQGDSGGPVQVLVNPNGCIYHVIGVTSIGTGCGSMTPAVYTKVASYIDWIEKTVWGSG, encoded by the exons ATGACGACCGTCAGCGTGATTGCGCTGGTGCTGAATCCCACCCCCACCGACTTCACCTCGTTCAACTGTTCCAAGGCGGTGGATCTCATTGTGGGCGGAGAGGAAGCCAAGTATGGCGAATTCCGTCACCAGGCTCTGCTCGGGTGGGAAACGAACAATACGGGCGAGTATCGGTTCGATTGCGGCGGAACGGTCATCAGCGATAGATACGTGCTGACGGCGGCCCACTGTGCCTCGAAAGGGAACCACAAAAACGCTGCCCCTGTTATCGTGCGCTTTGCTGAGCATGATTTGAGGATAGCGGAAGATGAGTTTGATATAGAAATTGAGTCTATCAAAAGGTACCCGGAGCATCGCTTCCGATATTCGTATCACGATATTGCGCTGGTTAGATTGAAGGAGCGTTTGCTGTTTTCGGATCTTGTACGACCAGCGTGCTTGTGGGATAATGAAGAAACGAATGTTACATCGGTTATTGCTACAGGATTTGGACGGATGGATGTTGCAG ATGAGCAGGGCTCCGATACACTACGTAAGGTACAGCTCAATGTAATGGATATTGATGACTGCAATCCGCACTTCTTTGGAACAAGGAGCTTTCCAAGAGGGATGACTGATGGCCAGTTATGCATAGGAAGCCCACGGGGCGGTAAAGATACGTGCCAGGGTGACTCAGGTGGACCGGTTCAAGTGCTGGTGAACCCAAACGGATGCATCTACCACGTCATAGGTGTGACCTCGATCGGAACGGGGTGTGGTTCTATGACGCCCGCAGTTTACACCAAGGTCGCTAGCTATATTGATTGGATCGAGAAAACTGTATGGGGATCAGGTTGA
- the LOC134217779 gene encoding serine protease snake-like isoform X1, whose protein sequence is MLRWFTLVAVFIASTQVQGKRISQIKCEEYIKSTMTTVSVIALVLNPTPTDFTSFNCSKAVDLIVGGEEAKYGEFRHQALLGWETNNTGEYRFDCGGTVISDRYVLTAAHCASKGNHKNAAPVIVRFAEHDLRIAEDEFDIEIESIKRYPEHRFRYSYHDIALVRLKERLLFSDLVRPACLWDNEETNVTSVIATGFGRMDVADEQGSDTLRKVQLNVMDIDDCNPHFFGTRSFPRGMTDGQLCIGSPRGGKDTCQGDSGGPVQVLVNPNGCIYHVIGVTSIGTGCGSMTPAVYTKVASYIDWIEKTVWGSG, encoded by the exons GGAAACGAATATCGCAGATCA AATGTGAAGAGTACATCAAATCCACGATGACGACCGTCAGCGTGATTGCGCTGGTGCTGAATCCCACCCCCACCGACTTCACCTCGTTCAACTGTTCCAAGGCGGTGGATCTCATTGTGGGCGGAGAGGAAGCCAAGTATGGCGAATTCCGTCACCAGGCTCTGCTCGGGTGGGAAACGAACAATACGGGCGAGTATCGGTTCGATTGCGGCGGAACGGTCATCAGCGATAGATACGTGCTGACGGCGGCCCACTGTGCCTCGAAAGGGAACCACAAAAACGCTGCCCCTGTTATCGTGCGCTTTGCTGAGCATGATTTGAGGATAGCGGAAGATGAGTTTGATATAGAAATTGAGTCTATCAAAAGGTACCCGGAGCATCGCTTCCGATATTCGTATCACGATATTGCGCTGGTTAGATTGAAGGAGCGTTTGCTGTTTTCGGATCTTGTACGACCAGCGTGCTTGTGGGATAATGAAGAAACGAATGTTACATCGGTTATTGCTACAGGATTTGGACGGATGGATGTTGCAG ATGAGCAGGGCTCCGATACACTACGTAAGGTACAGCTCAATGTAATGGATATTGATGACTGCAATCCGCACTTCTTTGGAACAAGGAGCTTTCCAAGAGGGATGACTGATGGCCAGTTATGCATAGGAAGCCCACGGGGCGGTAAAGATACGTGCCAGGGTGACTCAGGTGGACCGGTTCAAGTGCTGGTGAACCCAAACGGATGCATCTACCACGTCATAGGTGTGACCTCGATCGGAACGGGGTGTGGTTCTATGACGCCCGCAGTTTACACCAAGGTCGCTAGCTATATTGATTGGATCGAGAAAACTGTATGGGGATCAGGTTGA